One Kushneria konosiri genomic window, ACGTCAACGGTTACTACTACGAAAACGGCGAGTTTCACCGTCTGATTTATGAGGGCAGCCGCAACGCCTTTCTGGCCCAGGAAGCCAGACGTCTGCATGCCATGCTCAAACCCTATCGACGCCTGCAGCTGCATGCCAGACAACGACTGGAAAGTTCATGGTGCGAACATGAACGCATTGTGGCAGCCCTGATGGCCGGCGACGCCGACACCGCTCAGCACGAGCTGAGAGCGCACGTGCTTTTGCAGGGCGAGCGCTTCAACGATCTGGTCGCCTCGATGCAGCATCTGGGAGAACCACAGACCTGACGGCCGGTCAGGTCCTTTATCGGTAGTCGCTGTAGGTCTGTCTGGCGCGCGAGAAGTGCTGTCTGACCGCCTGCTCGGCTCGTTCGGGATCGCGTGACAAGACGGCGTCCAGAATCGCCTGATGCTCTCCTGCGACCATTTCAAGATAGCGTCGCGCCGCCTCAACGTTCAGTTCGTGGTCCACCAGGCGTGCGCGTGGAATCGCCTCCTGACTCAGCGGTTCGTAAAAGGCCATGAAGAAGGGATTGTGGGTGGCCTCGATCAGGGCATGATGAAACTGATAATCCTCGTGGCGCGCCTGCCTGCCCTGCTTTACCGCCTCCATGAACGCGGCGTGGGCGCTTTCAAGACGCTGAACATCGTCATCATCATGGCGCTCGGCCGCCAGTGCCGCCGCCCGGGGCTCAAGCGTCAGACGAAGCTCCAGCACATGCAGGATATCTTCAACCGTGTGCGCACTGATGCGTCGGGCCGGCGACGGGGCCGCCTGAGACGTCTGGATCACACGCGTGCCGATCCCTCGTCTCGTTTCAATCAGCCCCAGAGAGCGCAGATGAGCGATCGCCTCACGCACAGCGGTGCGACTGACGCCGAACATGTCGCACAGCGCGCTCTCCGTGGGCAGCTTGTCACCCACCGCGATCTGTCCGTTGGCGATCGAGGCTTCCAGCTGCCTGGCAATCTGTGCCGATAGACTGCCCTGCTGGGTAATGCGTTCAAGTTTAAGCGTCTTCATATTGACCATTCATTACCCTGTCGTGGCGCGTATTGATTATTTCGGCATGACGTCTGACGAAATAATCAAGCGAGATGCGTTTGGACATGTGCCGATGCCCCGGCCCGGTGCATGCCCCATGATAATGGATTGCTTCAACTTACAATATCCTGCAGCCGATGGAGGGACTCGCGTAAGCGACATCTCCAAGGTCATACATCGTACAATGACTATAAGCCCTTTTACCGGGCCCTGCCTTTTGCCTTTGGCCTATTGAGAACATGTAAAGGGGCCTGTCTTTCGACAGGCCCCATGGTTTACCCCGAACGTTTGACCGCCGAAATGATCAGCCTTCGCGCCTGCCATCCACCAGTCGATCAAGGCCCAGGGGATTGGCCTCACGCAGCGCTTCCGGCAGCAGGGCATCCGGCAGGCTCTGATAGCAGACCGGGCGCAAAAAGCGCTTGATCGCCGCCGTGCCGACCGAGGTGGTACGACCATCGGAAGTGGCCGGGAACGGGCCGCCATGCACCATGGCGTCACAGACCTCGACACCGGTCGGCCAGCCGTTGACCAGAATACGACCGGCCTTGCGCTCAAGAATGGGCACCAGTGCACGAGCGCTTTCAAGGTCGGCGTCATCCATCTGCAGGGTCGCGGTCAATTGCCCTTCCAGATGCTCGGCGACGGCTTTCAACTCATCGCTGTCCACGCATTCAACGATCAGTGACGTGGCCCCGAAGACTTCATCCTGAAGCTCGGTGTCGGCCAGAAACGTCTGCGCCGAGGTGGCGTACAGCCCGGCCTGACACGCATTCATGCCTTCGCCGACCGGACCGCGGCCCAGCTCTGTAATTCCATTATGGCCGGACAGACGCTCAACGCCTTCCTGATAGGCCTCGCTGATACCGGGGGTGAGCATGGTCTGGGCGTTGGCATCGGCCAGTGCTTCGGTCGCGGCCTGCTTGAAGGTCTCAAGCGCCTCGCCCTTGATGGCGATGACCAGCCCCGGGTTGGTGCAGAACTGACCCGCGCCCATGTTCAGCGACCCCACAAACGCCTTGCCCATGTCGCGACCGCGCGCCTTGAGCGCCTCCGGCAGCGGGAACACCGGGTTGATGCTGCTCATCTCGGCGTAGAAGGGAATGGGCTCGTCCCGTGACTGGGCCACCTTCCAGAGCGCCATGCCGCCATTGCGCGAACCGGTGAAACCAGCCGCCTTGATACGCTTGTCGGCGACCAGGGCTGTTCCCACGTCACGCCCGGAGCCGTACAGCAGGGAGAAAACGCCTTCCGGCAGCCCACAGCGCGAGACCGCCTTTTGAATGGCGCGTCCGACCAGCTCGGACGTGCCCGGATGGGCACCGTGGGCCTTGACGATGACCGGGCAGCCGGCGGCCAGTGCAGAGGCCGTGTCGCCACCGGCGACCGAGAAGGCCAGCGGGAAGTTGCTGGCGCCGAAGACCACGACCGGGCCCAGCCCGATGTGACGCTGGCGCAGATCGGCACGCGGCATCGGCTGACGATCCGGCATGGCCGGGTCAACGCGCACGTCCAGCCACTCCCCGTCACGTACAACGCGAGCAAAGAGTCTCAGCTGACCACAGGTACGCCCGCGCTCGCCCTGAATACGTGCCTGCGGCAGGCCGGTTTCGGCCACCGCACGCTCGATGAGCGCATCACCGATGGATTCGATCTCCTCGGCTATGGTCTCCAGAAACACGGCGCGGTCTTCAAGCGAGGTCTCGCGGTATGGATCAAAGGCCTGCCAGGCCAGCGCACAGGCCTGTTCGACTTCATTGCTGCTACCACCGCTGTACGCCGGTTCCAGCGTTTCACCGGTTGCCGGGTTGATGGCCTGAACCGGTTCGCGTGTGCCCTTGATGGCGTGCTGTCCGATAAGAAGTTCGCCTGTCAGTTGCATCTTTGTCTCCTGAGGATTGCGTTGCGTATTGCCGGGTTCAGCGCACCAGCGCGGGGCGCTTGGGATCGAAGCTCCAGCCGTCGATCAGATACTGCATGGCGGTGGCATCGTTGCGCGCCCGAACATCGAGCGAGCGATAAAGTGCGTGCGCCTCATCCAGCTTGCCCTGGTCCAGCGTCACACCGAGTCCGGGGGTTTTCGGCACGGCAAGCTTGCCGTCGCGAATCTCGAACGGCGCCTCGGTCAGACGCTGGCCGTCCTGCCAGATCCAGTGGGTATCGATGGCCGTGATTTCCCCCGGGCAGGCCGCGGCCACGTGCGTCATCATGGCCAGCGAAATATCAAAGTGATTGTTGGAGTGTGAGCCCCATGTCATGCCCCACTCGTCACAGAGCTCGCCAACCATGACCGCGCCCTGCATGGTCCAGAAATGACAGTCCGCCAGCGGGATGTCGACCGAGTTCATTTGCGCGGCGTACTGCAGCTGCTTGAAATCGGTGGCAATCATGTTGGTGGCCGTGCGAAGACCGGTACGGCGCTTGAACTCCGCCATGGTTTCGCGGCCTGACCAGCTGCCCTCCTGACCACAGGGGTCCTCGGCGTAGCTCAGAATGTCGCGGATCGGCTCCAGCACCCGAACGGCCTCGTCAAGCGACCAGGCCCCGTTGGGGTCCAGCGTCAGCCGCGCCTCGGGGAAAATTTCGTGCATGGCGCGAATGCAATCGGCTTCCTGCTCACCGGGGAGCACACCGCCCTTGAGCTTGAAGTCGCGGAAACCGTAGCGCTCGTGCGCGGCACGGGCCAGTTCTGCCACGGCATCCGGCGTCAGCGCCTCCTGACAGCGTAGCCGCTCCCAGTCATCACGCGGATTCTCCGCCTTCGGATAGGGAAGATCGGTCTTTTGGGGATCGCCCAGCAAAAACAGATAGCCCAGTGCTTCAACCTCATCGCGCTGGCGCCCCATGCGGCCCAGCAGATCAGCGACCGGCATCTCGACGGCCTGACCGTAAAGATCCAGCAGTGCCGATTCGATGGCGGTCAGCACATGCACCGCCACGCGCAGATCAAAGGTCTGGCGGCCGCGTTCTTCGGGTCCCCCCTGTGCCAACAGCTTTCTGGCATTGTTGAGCGTACCCTTCCAGGCATTGAGCCGGGTGCCTTCCACCAGCGAACGGCATTTCTCGAGCCCCTTGAGAATGCCTTCGCTGGAGGGAATTTCGCCGACGCCCCTGTTGCCGTCACTGTCTTCAAGTATCAGGACACAGCGTACGAACCAGGGCGCGTGACCGCCGCTTAGATTGAGCAGGAAGCTGTCATGACCGGCGACCGGCACAATGGTCATGCGTGTAATGGTGGGCAGTGACATACCAGAGGTCTCCTATGAATGGGCCGCCGTCTGGCGACGGTTCTGCCACAGGGTGAAGAACAAAAAGGCCGCCGAGACCAGCAGAAACACCAGGCTGATCGGACGCGTGACCAGCACACTCCAGTCGCCACTGGACAGCAGCAGTGCCCGGCGAATATTGGACTCGGCGATCGGCCCCAGAATCAGCCCCAGAATTACCGGCGCCGTCCCGAAGTCATAACGGTTGAGGAAATAGCCCAGCACCCCGAAGCCCAGCATCAGATAGACATTGAAGATGTCGGCATCGACGGCATACACCCCGATCACGCAGAACATCAAAATCAATGCCATCAAGAGCTTGCGTGGCACCTGCAGTACCTTGACGAATATCTGAATGCCGAACCACTGGATCAGCAGCATGAAGATGTTGGCGACAAAAAAGGCAATGAAGATGCCGTAGATGATCGAGCCGTTATCGGTAAACAGGGTCGGCCCCGGGCTGATGCCCTGGATCATCAGACCGCCCATCAGCACCGCGGTCGCAGCCTCGCCCGGAATGCCCAGCGTCAGCATCGGGATCAGCGCCCCACCGACCAGTGCATTGTTGGAAGATTCAGAAGCAATGATCCCTTCAGGATGGCCGGTGCCGAACTTTTCCGGCGTTTTGGACATCTTCTTGGCCTGATCGTAGGACAGAAACGAGCCGATACTGCCACCAGCACCTGGAATGGCGCCCACGATCGTGCCAATCACCGAGCTTGAGGCCAGCACCTTCCAGTAGCGCAGGGTTTCCAGCCAGCGCGGGGAAGCATGATCCATCTCGTTTTTGCTGTGCTCGGTGCGTTCAGGACCGAAATAATCGACCACATCCTTGAGTACCTGAGAGACGGCAAACAGCCCGATCAGCGCCGGCAGCAGGTTAACGCCGGTCAAAAGCGACAGATTGTTGAAGGTATAGCGCTGAACACCGGCCACCGGATCCGTTCCGATTGTGGCAATCAGCAACCCGATCAAACCGGCCACCAGCCCCTTGATCAGCGACTTGCTGGAAACAGAGGCGATGATCACCAGGCCAAAGACGCTCAACGCAAAGTATTCGGCAGGCCCAAAGCGCAGTGCAAAGTCGGCAATGGGCGGTGCCAGCAGGCTCAGTACCACGGCGCTGAAAATACCGCCGATGAACGAGGACACGATACAGATGCCCAGCGCTCGACCCGCCTCGCCACGGCGTGCCATGGGAAAGGCATCCAGCGTCGTGGCCACCGAGGATGGCGTACCGGGAATGTTCAAAAGCGTGGCCGAGACCGAGCCACCGGCAATGGCCCCGCACAGGGTGCCCAGCAGCATGCCCATGCCCATGACCGGCGGCATGCCGAATGTCAGCGGCAGCAGCAGCGCAATGGCCATCGCCGCCGTCAGCCCGGGCAGCGCGCCCATGATCAGACCCAGCAGCGTCCCGCCGCCGATGACCAGCAGCACGTGCCATTGAAAGACCAGTCCGAGTGCCTCCAGATAATCTCCCATGTCATACCCCCATCATGCCGATGGTGGGCAGCACGATTTCAAACCCCACCGAGAAGATCAAAAAGATGGCGACCGAAACCACCGCCGAGAACAGGGCCAGCATCAGCACGCGGCCTGCGGCGATACTGTCGCCGGGCTGACGGGACAGCACGCTGACCATCGCCACACACAAAAAGAGAAACAGTGCCGTGGAAATGACATATCCCAGCGGCTCGAGCAGCAGTGCGTAGAGCACCAGTAACAGCGCCACGCCCCCCCAGGCCACCACGGGGACCCAGGCAGAGACCCTGGCCGCGTCATCACGTGTCTCGCGGGCCAGCAGCGTGCCGGCAATCAGACCGCGAATCAGCGAAATCAAAAGCAGAATCGCAATGGCGGACGAGATGGCCCGAGGGAAAAATGCGGGGGAGAGACTCCCCCCCGCAGCATTGGCCGGCAGGTGCCAGGCCTGCTGAAGAAACCAGCCCGCCAGCGCCAGCAGCACCAGATGAAACAGTGCATCACTGCGTGTTTTGACCATCTTCAATGCCTCCTGCCGCTTTACTGGCGGATCGCTTTGGCTTCTTCGATCAGGGGTTTGGAGGTTTTTTCAACGAACTGATCCAGCTCCTCGCCATACAGCGGGCTGATGTCCGAGCCCATGCTGCGGGCGGCCTTCTGGAACTGCGGATCCTCAACGGCCTGCTTGACGGCCTCGACCCACTTCGCTTCGATGGCCGGATCAAGCCCTTTCGGAGCGGCAATGCCACGCCACTGGGAAAGCTCAAAGTCGTACCCGGACTCTTCCATGGTGGGCGTGTCCGGCAGTGCGCCGCTGCGCTCTTCGCCGGTGGTCACGATCGCGGTCAGGCGATCGCCATTGACGGCCGAGATGACTTCCGAAGGATTGAGTACCACGCCATCGATATGGCCACCCATTGCGGCGGACACGGCGGCAGAACCGCTGTCAAACGGAATGACCTCGATATTGAGCCCCAGCGCCTCACCCAGCATCAGCGAGACGATATGCGTGGAGGAGCCCACACCGGAGGCACCGATGCGCAGCGGCTTGCCGCTGGCCTTGAGGTCACTGCTCAGACTGTCCAGATCCTGCCAGGCATCGTTTTTGCGCACGGCCATCACATAGGGCTCGACCAGCACGCGTGCGATGTAATCAAAATCGTCTTTCGTAAAGGCCACATTGCCCAGACCTTCCAGTGTGAAGGTCGCATTGGTCGGAATGGTCACGGTGTAACCATCGGGTTTGGAGGCCACCGCTCTTGAGAAGCCGACCGCCCCGCCGCCACCTGACAGGTTGCGCACCACGATGGTCGCGCCGAGGGCCTTCTCGAGAGAGGGCTGAAGCGCACGCACCACGTTATCGGCACCGCCACCGGCCGACCACGGCACGATGAACTCGATGTTTTTGGAAGGGTAATCGGCGGCCATGGCCATGCTGCTGGCCAGTATCGTGGCGGCCCCGAATGCACTCAGTAAGATTTTCATGTTGTCGATCTCCCCGTCCGTCGACACAGGCGCTGACCTGCGCGCAAGGACATTCCTGAATGGTTAACGTACACGCTCGATCAGCATCTTGAGCTGTTCGACTTCCTCGGCACTGGGCATGGTCAGCGGAGCACGCACGTTGCCCGCCGGATAGCCCACCTGAGCAGCCCCGGCCTTCACCAGACTGACCGCATAACCACGACACTTGTCGCGCATGGCAATGAAGGGAATGAAAAAGTCATTCGTCAGACGCGCCACGGTCTCGTGGTCACCGGCACGCAGCGACTTGTAGAAATGCACCGCCATCTCGGGCACAAAATTGAACACCGCCGAGGAGTAGGTATTCACGCCGATGGAGAGATAGGCCTCGGCAAAGATCTCGGCGGTCGGTACCCCACCGATGTAGATCAGGCGATCACCGACCGTCTTGATGATGGTGTTGAGCGACTGGATATCGCCGCGCCCATCCTTGAGACCGATCAGGTTGGGGCAGCGATCGGCCAGTGCCTTCACGGCCGGCGCTTCCAGCGCACCGTTGGCCCGGTTGTAATAGATGACGTTGATGCTGGTGGATTCACAGATTTCGGCGGCGTACTCGACGATACCTTCCTGGGAGCACTCGGTCAGATAGGGCGGCATCAGAAGGATGCCATCGGCACCGGCGGCTTCAGCAGCGGCGGCGTGAGCCTTGGCCATGGTGATGCTCTGGCCGGCACTGGCGATGACGGGCACACGACCCGCGGTCTCTTCCACGGCGACCTTCACGACTTTTGCGAACTCCTCAAGGCCCAGATTGAAGAATTCGCCCGTACCGCCGGCCACAAACAGCGTGGAGATTTCATACTCGAGCAACCAGGCAATCCGCTTGCGATAGCTCTCGGCATCGAATTGACCGGCGCTGTCAAAGTCCGTCACCGGGAAGGAAAGCAGGCCATCGCCTGCAGCACGTGCAACGTCAGCTCGTGAAAACGTCATGATGGGTCCTCTGGATTGGCCTGCCCCGCCGCGGGGTGGAGCGTTGGCAGTCACTTTGTCATACATCATACTTTTAAAGCCATTATACGAAGGGCATAGACAGCCCTTCGATCAACTTGTCAGGCGCTAAAGGTCTGATGATTGACCGTCCACTGTCGCGCCTGCTCGGTCAGGGTGATACCCAGCCCCGGGCGGTCCGGTACGATCATGCGGCCATCGCGGGTTTCAAGCGTCTCGTTGAATAGCGGTGCCAGCCAGTCGAAATGCTCGACCCACGGCTCGGTAGGATAGGCCGCGGCCAGATGCAGATGAATTTCCATGGCAAAGTGCGGCGCCAGCTGCAGGCCGGCCCGAGACGCCATCGTGGCCAGCTTCAGAAACTGGGTAATCCCGCCAATGCGCGGCGCATCGGGCTGAATGATATCGGCACTGCTGTGCTCGATGAGTGTCATGTGCTCGGCGACGCTTGAGAGCATTTCACCGGTCGCGATCGGTGTATCAAGCGCGGCGGCAAGCGCGGCGTGACCTTCGGCGTCGTGGGCATCCAGGGGCTCCTCGATCCAGACCAGTTCGTATTTTTCCATCGCACGGCCAAAGCGCAGGGCGCTGGCGCGGTCCCACTGCTGGTTGGCGTCCACCATGAGCGGCACATTGTCACCGATATGGGCACGGACGGCGGCTACGCGCTCAAGATCGATACGCATGTCGGGCTGACCGACCTTGATCTTGATACCGGCGATCCCGCTTTCCAGCGAGTGCGTGGCGTTTTTGAGCACCTCCTCGATCGGCGTATGCAAAAAGCCGCCGGAGGTGTTGTAGCACTGCACCGAATCACGATGGGCCCCGATCAGCTTGGCCAGCGGCAGACCGGCACGTTTGGCCTT contains:
- a CDS encoding FadR/GntR family transcriptional regulator, whose product is MKTLKLERITQQGSLSAQIARQLEASIANGQIAVGDKLPTESALCDMFGVSRTAVREAIAHLRSLGLIETRRGIGTRVIQTSQAAPSPARRISAHTVEDILHVLELRLTLEPRAAALAAERHDDDDVQRLESAHAAFMEAVKQGRQARHEDYQFHHALIEATHNPFFMAFYEPLSQEAIPRARLVDHELNVEAARRYLEMVAGEHQAILDAVLSRDPERAEQAVRQHFSRARQTYSDYR
- a CDS encoding aldehyde dehydrogenase (NADP(+)), with translation MQLTGELLIGQHAIKGTREPVQAINPATGETLEPAYSGGSSNEVEQACALAWQAFDPYRETSLEDRAVFLETIAEEIESIGDALIERAVAETGLPQARIQGERGRTCGQLRLFARVVRDGEWLDVRVDPAMPDRQPMPRADLRQRHIGLGPVVVFGASNFPLAFSVAGGDTASALAAGCPVIVKAHGAHPGTSELVGRAIQKAVSRCGLPEGVFSLLYGSGRDVGTALVADKRIKAAGFTGSRNGGMALWKVAQSRDEPIPFYAEMSSINPVFPLPEALKARGRDMGKAFVGSLNMGAGQFCTNPGLVIAIKGEALETFKQAATEALADANAQTMLTPGISEAYQEGVERLSGHNGITELGRGPVGEGMNACQAGLYATSAQTFLADTELQDEVFGATSLIVECVDSDELKAVAEHLEGQLTATLQMDDADLESARALVPILERKAGRILVNGWPTGVEVCDAMVHGGPFPATSDGRTTSVGTAAIKRFLRPVCYQSLPDALLPEALREANPLGLDRLVDGRREG
- a CDS encoding enolase C-terminal domain-like protein, which codes for MSLPTITRMTIVPVAGHDSFLLNLSGGHAPWFVRCVLILEDSDGNRGVGEIPSSEGILKGLEKCRSLVEGTRLNAWKGTLNNARKLLAQGGPEERGRQTFDLRVAVHVLTAIESALLDLYGQAVEMPVADLLGRMGRQRDEVEALGYLFLLGDPQKTDLPYPKAENPRDDWERLRCQEALTPDAVAELARAAHERYGFRDFKLKGGVLPGEQEADCIRAMHEIFPEARLTLDPNGAWSLDEAVRVLEPIRDILSYAEDPCGQEGSWSGRETMAEFKRRTGLRTATNMIATDFKQLQYAAQMNSVDIPLADCHFWTMQGAVMVGELCDEWGMTWGSHSNNHFDISLAMMTHVAAACPGEITAIDTHWIWQDGQRLTEAPFEIRDGKLAVPKTPGLGVTLDQGKLDEAHALYRSLDVRARNDATAMQYLIDGWSFDPKRPALVR
- a CDS encoding tripartite tricarboxylate transporter permease, which produces MGDYLEALGLVFQWHVLLVIGGGTLLGLIMGALPGLTAAMAIALLLPLTFGMPPVMGMGMLLGTLCGAIAGGSVSATLLNIPGTPSSVATTLDAFPMARRGEAGRALGICIVSSFIGGIFSAVVLSLLAPPIADFALRFGPAEYFALSVFGLVIIASVSSKSLIKGLVAGLIGLLIATIGTDPVAGVQRYTFNNLSLLTGVNLLPALIGLFAVSQVLKDVVDYFGPERTEHSKNEMDHASPRWLETLRYWKVLASSSVIGTIVGAIPGAGGSIGSFLSYDQAKKMSKTPEKFGTGHPEGIIASESSNNALVGGALIPMLTLGIPGEAATAVLMGGLMIQGISPGPTLFTDNGSIIYGIFIAFFVANIFMLLIQWFGIQIFVKVLQVPRKLLMALILMFCVIGVYAVDADIFNVYLMLGFGVLGYFLNRYDFGTAPVILGLILGPIAESNIRRALLLSSGDWSVLVTRPISLVFLLVSAAFLFFTLWQNRRQTAAHS
- a CDS encoding tripartite tricarboxylate transporter TctB family protein; the protein is MVKTRSDALFHLVLLALAGWFLQQAWHLPANAAGGSLSPAFFPRAISSAIAILLLISLIRGLIAGTLLARETRDDAARVSAWVPVVAWGGVALLLVLYALLLEPLGYVISTALFLFLCVAMVSVLSRQPGDSIAAGRVLMLALFSAVVSVAIFLIFSVGFEIVLPTIGMMGV
- a CDS encoding Bug family tripartite tricarboxylate transporter substrate binding protein — encoded protein: MKILLSAFGAATILASSMAMAADYPSKNIEFIVPWSAGGGADNVVRALQPSLEKALGATIVVRNLSGGGGAVGFSRAVASKPDGYTVTIPTNATFTLEGLGNVAFTKDDFDYIARVLVEPYVMAVRKNDAWQDLDSLSSDLKASGKPLRIGASGVGSSTHIVSLMLGEALGLNIEVIPFDSGSAAVSAAMGGHIDGVVLNPSEVISAVNGDRLTAIVTTGEERSGALPDTPTMEESGYDFELSQWRGIAAPKGLDPAIEAKWVEAVKQAVEDPQFQKAARSMGSDISPLYGEELDQFVEKTSKPLIEEAKAIRQ
- the kdgD gene encoding 5-dehydro-4-deoxyglucarate dehydratase — encoded protein: MTFSRADVARAAGDGLLSFPVTDFDSAGQFDAESYRKRIAWLLEYEISTLFVAGGTGEFFNLGLEEFAKVVKVAVEETAGRVPVIASAGQSITMAKAHAAAAEAAGADGILLMPPYLTECSQEGIVEYAAEICESTSINVIYYNRANGALEAPAVKALADRCPNLIGLKDGRGDIQSLNTIIKTVGDRLIYIGGVPTAEIFAEAYLSIGVNTYSSAVFNFVPEMAVHFYKSLRAGDHETVARLTNDFFIPFIAMRDKCRGYAVSLVKAGAAQVGYPAGNVRAPLTMPSAEEVEQLKMLIERVR
- a CDS encoding L-talarate/galactarate dehydratase; translation: MPFDAISSITFSHVLLPLATPISDAKVLTGRQKPMTEVSFLFAEITTRDGHTGIGFSYSKRAGGYAQYAHACEIAPAIIGEDPNDIDRLWQKLVWAGASVGRGGVSTQAIAAVDIGLWDLKAKRAGLPLAKLIGAHRDSVQCYNTSGGFLHTPIEEVLKNATHSLESGIAGIKIKVGQPDMRIDLERVAAVRAHIGDNVPLMVDANQQWDRASALRFGRAMEKYELVWIEEPLDAHDAEGHAALAAALDTPIATGEMLSSVAEHMTLIEHSSADIIQPDAPRIGGITQFLKLATMASRAGLQLAPHFAMEIHLHLAAAYPTEPWVEHFDWLAPLFNETLETRDGRMIVPDRPGLGITLTEQARQWTVNHQTFSA